A region from the Vicia villosa cultivar HV-30 ecotype Madison, WI linkage group LG3, Vvil1.0, whole genome shotgun sequence genome encodes:
- the LOC131659607 gene encoding uncharacterized protein LOC131659607, with amino-acid sequence MGMDTPASGSVTTTYVCSRCPLTIFGKRFGMDLACLPLHQIDVILGMSWWEFNYVHITCYTKIVMFPNFSGDGGPMFLSAKQVRELLEDEAAILAMFASLQVDGEATSVDFLVVYEFPNVFPSDISDLHLEREIDFTIELVLGTSPMPMAPYRMSASELRELKKQLE; translated from the coding sequence atggGGATGGACACTCCTGCTAGTGGTTCTGTCACTACTACTTATGTTTGTTCAAGATGCCCCCTAACTATCTTTGGTAAACGTTTTGGGATGGATTTGGCGTGTTTACCCCTACACCAAATTGATGTTATCCTAGGAATGAGCTGGTGGGAATTTAACTATGTTCATATCACTTGTTATACCAAAATTGTGATGTTTCCTAACTTTAGTGGTGACGGAGGGCCGATGTTTTTGTCGGCTAAACAAGTGAGAGAGCTACTCGAGGATGAAGCGGCGATACTTGCTATGTTTGCGTCACTACAAGTCGATGGCGAAGCTACAAGTGTTGATTTTCTTGTTGTTTATGAATTTCCAAATGTGTTTCCTAGTGACATCAGTGATTTACATCTGGAACGTGAGATAGATTTTACCATTGAACTAGTTCTAGGTACGAGTCCGATGCCGATGGCTCCTTATAGGATGTCAGCTTCAGAATTACGTgaattgaagaaacaattggaataG